The Oncorhynchus kisutch isolate 150728-3 linkage group LG20, Okis_V2, whole genome shotgun sequence genome has a segment encoding these proteins:
- the LOC109865790 gene encoding inositol polyphosphate multikinase-like has protein sequence MSTQHQIMDSSLALGRLEINRPMVNLGTCLSGSVKEKNAQGGSQAAHLNGCVPLSHQVAGHKYGVDKVGILQHPDGTVLKQLQPPPRGPREMQFYSKIYAEDCGDPCLLDLQRHLPKYFGTWSSPESPNELYLKLEDVTRRFQKPCIMDVKIGQKSYDPYASQEKRDQQIKKYPLMEEIGFLLLGMRVYKVNSDEYHSYDQHYGRGLLKDTIKDGLSKFFSNGRSLRKDAIAASILKVQNILRWFECQSQLTFYASSLLFVYEGLPPPSPEGHVFRAPPEKSAADACCEPNEEVLEYNNNIQVAMPLDYSLSTMYAMYKKGCTRGHHGNATGAITTGPNPQEDNSTWKCSGLVSAAQPNGNGIKAQLEEAGVGEGGRGEPHPEQRASEVEVRMIDFAHVFSSESQDQGYIYGLKHLLEVLQQILHQ, from the exons ATGTCAACTCAACATCAGATAATGGACTCATCTTTAGCTTTGGGAAGACTGGAAATCAATAGACCCATGGTGAACCTGGGGACTTGTCTCTCCGGCTCGGTGAAGGAGAAGAACGCTCAGGGAGGATCGCAGGCGGCGCACCTGAACGGATGTGTTCCGCTCTCCCATCAGGTGGCGGGTCATAAGTATGGCGTTGATAAAGTAG GCATATTGCAACATCCTGATGGCACAGTACTCAAACAGCTCCAGCCCCCTCCCCGAGGTCCTAGAGAGATGCAGTTCTACAGCAAG ATCTATGCTGAGGACTGTGGCGACCCGTGCCTGTTGGACCTCCAGCGTCACCTCCCTAAATACTTTGGCACCTGGTCCTCGCCTGAATCTCCTAACG agctgTACCTGAAACTGGAGGACGTGACTCGGCGGTTCCAGAAGCCTTGTATTATGGATGTGAAGATCGGCCAGAAAAGCTACGACCCCTACGCCTCCCAAGAGAAGCGGGACCAGCAGATCAAGAAGTACCCTCTCATGGAGGAGATTGGCTTCCTGCTTCTCGGAATGAGG GTGTACAAGGTCAACTCTGACGAATATCACTCGTATGATCAACATTACGGGCGAGGCCTTCTCAAGGACACCATCAAAGATG GTTTATCCAAATTCTTCTCTAATGGGAGGAGTCTGAGAAAAGATGCCATTGCTGCCAGTATCCTGAAGGTCCAGAACATCCTGCGATGGTTCGAGTGCCAGAGCCAGTTAACCTTCTACGCCAGCTCTCTGTTGTTTGTATACGAGGGCCTGCCCCCTCCCAGCCCTGAGGGCCATGTCTTCAGGGCCCCCCCAGAGAAGTCTGCCGCTGATGCCTGCTGCGAGCCCAATGAAGAAGTGTTGGaatacaacaacaacatccaGGTTGCCATGCCGCTTGACTACAGCCTGTCCACCATGTATGCCATGTACAAGAAGGGCTGCACCCGGGGTCACCATGGCAATGCCACCGGAGCCATCACGACAGGCCCCAACCCCCAGGAGGACAACAGCACGTGGAAGTGCTCAGGTCTGGTGTCAGCAGCACAACCCAATGGCAACGGTATCAAAGCCCAACTGGAAGAGgctggggtgggggagggaggccGGGGGGAACCGCATCCAGAGCAGAGGGCCAGCGAAGTGGAGGTGAGGATGATTGACTTTGCCCACGTCTTCTCCAGTGAGAGCCAGGACCAAGGCTACATCTATGGCCTGAAACACTTGCTGGAGGTGCTGCAGCAGATCCTCCACCAATAA